In one Oreochromis aureus strain Israel breed Guangdong linkage group 2, ZZ_aureus, whole genome shotgun sequence genomic region, the following are encoded:
- the f9a gene encoding coagulation factor IXa produces the protein MAEKFGMGLISASLLHFLLLNVRLGSGVPAPSAGEVFLSGQSADSILRRHKRYNTGLFEEFLQGNLERECKEEICDLEEARETFENDEKTMEFWAGYADDNQCMSRPCLNQGSCKDILGSYTCTCASGFTGRNCEIVIAKRCDVNNGDCMHFCDSLGVFGAKCSCATGYRLMQDGVSCEAEVEFPCGRTALTAQSGVYTRSALHYENANSTSLTHTNTTAYPPSTPAPTTVSFMDTGNRRKKLPLWVYNATEAPVRPYKRIVGGEVVLPGEIPWQVALVARPSGHIFCGGSILSKHWVITAAHCLIEAQGSFFVRVGENNIDINEGTEQNHDVKEMHIHPRYNATLSLYNHDIALLYLKSPITFSKVVRPICIGPMTFIEALVKDSSPATVSGWGRTRFLGATAKTLQKVEVPFTDRTECTQSSRQKITSVMFCAGYYNEAKDACQGDSGGPHANSIHDTWFLTGIISWGEECAKQGKYGVYTRISLYYSWINHVMGVTKHRMAFDYENPDP, from the exons AGTGTTTCTGTCCGGTCAATCAGCTGATAGCATTTTGCGCAGACACAAACGTTACAACACTGGACTGTTTGAGGAGTTTCTGCAGGGAAACCTGGAGAGAGAGTGTAAAGAGGAAATATGCGACTTAGAAGAGGCGAGGGAGACATTCGAGAATGATGAAAAGACA ATGGAATTTTGGGCAGGATATGCAG ATGATAATCAGTGTATGTCAAGGCCATGCCTGAACCAGGGGTCATGTAAAGACATCCTGGGCTCCTACACCTGCACATGTGCATCTGGCTTCACTGGGAGGAACTGTGAGATTG ttATAGCAAAAAGATGCGATGTGAACAATGGAGACTGTATGCACTTCTGTGACTCATTAGGAGTCTTTGGAGCAAAATGCTCCTGTGCTACAGGATACAGGCTGATGCAGGATGGTGTCAGCTGTGAAGCAGAAG TTGAATTCCCATGTGGCAGAACTGCCCTGACAGCACAAAGTGGAGTATATACAAGATCTGCGCTCCACTATGAGAATGCAAACAGCACTTCACTGACCCACACGAACACTACTGCATACCCTCCCTCAACTCCAGCCCCTACCACAGTGTCGTTTATGGACACAGGAAATAGACGAAAGAAACTGCCCCTGTGGGTATACAATGCCACTGAGGCGCCAGTTAGGCCTTATAAACGTATCGTTGGAGGTGAAGTGGTCCTTCCAGGAGAGATCCCATGGCAG gTAGCCTTGGTAGCACGTCCCAGTGGTCATATATTCTGTGGGGGATCCATTCTGAGCAAACACTGGGttatcactgctgctcattgcCTGATAGAGGCACAAGGCTCCTTCTTCGTCAGAGTGG GGGAGAATAACATCGACATCAATGAAGGCACGGAGCAGAATCATGATGTGAAGGAGATGCACATTCACCCACGCTACAACGCCACTCTAAGCTTATACAACCATGACATTGCCCTCCTCTATCTCAAAAGCCCCATCACCTTCTCCAAGGTAGTGCGACCCATCTGCATAGGGCCCATGACGTTCATTGAGGCGTTAGTGAAGGATTCCTCCCCAGCTACAGTCAGCGGCTGGGGCAGAACCCGCTTCCTTGGAGCCACGGCCAAGACGCTGCAGAAAGTCGAGGTTCCCTTCACAGATCGCACAGAGTGCACGCAGAGCAGCCGCCAAAAGATCACCTCTGTCATGTTTTGTGCAGGATACTATAACGAGGCCAAAGATGCCTGTCAGGGCGACAGTGGAGGCCCTCACGCAAACAGTATTCATGATACATGGTTCCTCACAGGCATCATAAGCTGGGGGGAAGAATGCGCAAAACAAGGGAAATATGGTGTGTACACCCGGATCTCTCTTTATTACAGCTGGATAAACCATGTTATGGGGGTAACTAAACACAGGATGGCATTTGATTATGAAAACCCTGacccataa